From Arcticibacter tournemirensis, one genomic window encodes:
- a CDS encoding nuclear transport factor 2 family protein produces the protein MKVNTNKIFSLLMVCLLTTTVVNAQTKSEKQVASAVETLKKAMIDGDRSQLEAVAAEKLSYGHSGGKVEDKAAFVESIASGKSDFVSIDFTNQTIQVSGKTAVVRHHLSAKTNDGGSPGTVSLNILLVFQKQHGKWLLLARQAVKG, from the coding sequence ATGAAAGTTAATACGAATAAGATCTTCAGTCTGCTAATGGTCTGCCTGCTAACTACTACAGTTGTGAATGCACAGACCAAGAGCGAGAAACAGGTAGCCTCCGCAGTCGAGACCTTAAAAAAGGCAATGATTGATGGCGACCGGTCGCAGCTTGAGGCAGTAGCAGCAGAGAAGCTCAGCTACGGACATTCGGGGGGAAAAGTAGAAGATAAAGCCGCTTTTGTTGAAAGTATTGCAAGCGGTAAGTCAGACTTTGTATCGATAGATTTTACTAACCAGACGATACAGGTGTCAGGTAAAACAGCGGTCGTCCGCCACCACTTGTCGGCAAAAACAAATGACGGCGGAAGCCCGGGTACCGTTAGCCTGAATATTTTGCTGGTTTTTCAGAAGCAGCATGGAAAGTGGCTGCTGCTTGCACGGCAGGCAGTAAAGGGATAA